From Streptomyces sp. 6-11-2, one genomic window encodes:
- a CDS encoding S8/S53 family peptidase, translating to MAPQRFREQFAQIQRSMPDVPLAMGPDDAAEFCYEKGVVLARDGEEARLVEDTVRTHFTAAPGLTADRVRRAGPESNRTGITRIQVGDPGRGDRGGDLAVTHALRALREHEGRAGRRLISRNHVVSIAVNACPGDEPVPAPLAQGPNPAPAETAYDGDTAVGVLVVDTGLMHDYRAVPMLAHVQGDAQVEETDDAGVLQQYVGHGTFIAGLVAAVAPNTDITVRGTLNDAGAVLESDFGHRLFEAVDAGGWPDILSLSAGTSNGRTDGLLGVDAFMRELRARGTLLVAAAGNNASGTPFWPAAYAGLPDYAESVLSVGALRGDGEHGACFSNHGAWVKAYAPGERLTSALTGFQSPVPYVYQHSTYDACRFGFSYACTCQSPRHTGVLSEAEQSPRATADQVMFEGFAQWSGTSFATPVAAGMIAAHMTAHKERDPRAARRQVLGANTEYAEVRGAHVPALRPPTWSPVPVVRLAPPA from the coding sequence ATGGCACCTCAGCGATTCCGTGAGCAGTTCGCTCAGATCCAGCGCTCGATGCCGGACGTGCCGCTCGCGATGGGCCCGGACGACGCCGCCGAGTTCTGTTACGAGAAGGGCGTCGTCCTCGCCCGCGACGGCGAGGAGGCCCGCCTGGTCGAGGACACCGTCCGCACGCATTTCACCGCGGCGCCCGGCCTGACCGCGGACCGCGTCCGCCGGGCGGGCCCGGAGAGCAACCGCACCGGCATCACCCGTATCCAGGTCGGCGACCCGGGCCGTGGCGACCGCGGCGGCGACCTCGCCGTCACGCACGCGCTGCGCGCCCTGCGCGAGCACGAGGGCAGAGCCGGAAGACGGCTGATCAGCCGCAACCACGTGGTGTCCATCGCGGTCAACGCCTGCCCCGGCGACGAGCCGGTGCCCGCCCCGCTCGCCCAGGGCCCCAACCCGGCGCCCGCCGAGACCGCCTACGACGGGGACACCGCCGTCGGCGTCCTCGTCGTCGACACCGGCCTCATGCACGACTACCGCGCGGTCCCGATGCTGGCCCACGTCCAGGGCGACGCGCAGGTGGAGGAGACCGACGACGCCGGCGTCCTCCAGCAGTACGTCGGCCACGGCACGTTCATCGCCGGGCTGGTCGCGGCCGTCGCCCCCAACACCGACATCACCGTGCGCGGCACCCTCAACGACGCAGGCGCCGTCCTGGAGTCCGACTTTGGCCACCGGCTGTTCGAAGCCGTCGACGCGGGCGGCTGGCCCGACATCCTCAGCCTGTCCGCCGGCACCTCCAACGGCCGCACGGACGGCCTGCTCGGGGTGGACGCCTTCATGCGGGAACTGCGCGCCCGCGGCACCCTGCTCGTCGCGGCCGCCGGCAACAACGCCAGCGGCACCCCGTTCTGGCCCGCGGCCTACGCCGGCCTGCCGGACTACGCCGAGTCCGTGCTGTCGGTCGGCGCCCTGCGCGGCGACGGCGAGCACGGCGCCTGCTTCAGCAACCACGGGGCCTGGGTGAAGGCGTACGCCCCGGGCGAGCGTCTGACCAGTGCCCTCACCGGGTTTCAGTCGCCCGTGCCGTACGTCTACCAGCACTCCACCTACGACGCGTGCCGGTTCGGCTTCTCCTACGCCTGCACCTGCCAGTCCCCGCGGCACACCGGGGTGCTCAGCGAGGCGGAGCAGAGCCCTCGGGCGACGGCGGACCAGGTGATGTTCGAGGGCTTCGCGCAGTGGAGCGGCACCTCCTTCGCCACCCCCGTGGCCGCCGGCATGATCGCGGCGCACATGACCGCACACAAGGAGCGCGACCCGCGCGCGGCCCGGCGCCAAGTGCTCGGGGCGAACACCGAATACGCGGAAGTACGCGGGGCGCACGTCCCGGCACTGCGTCCGCCGACCTGGAGTCCGGTCCCCGTGGTCCGGCTCGCCCCGCCGGCATGA
- a CDS encoding RNA polymerase sigma factor, producing MDRAEVGLLVQSAVDGDAAAWKALVEGLSPLVWSVVRAHRLSDADGHEVYQTVWFRFAQHLGRIREPDKAGSWLASTARNECLKTLRSLSRLTVTSDPQLLDRVSEDRTPEQSLLDSEEAAAQSERIRRLWQEFEKLGDRCRQLLRVLIASPPPSYQEVSAALGVAVGSIGPLRQRCLRRLRARLDARGTA from the coding sequence GTGGATCGTGCAGAAGTCGGCCTGCTCGTCCAGTCCGCCGTCGACGGTGACGCTGCGGCCTGGAAGGCACTGGTGGAGGGGCTGAGTCCGCTCGTGTGGTCGGTCGTGCGCGCGCACCGGCTCTCGGACGCCGACGGACACGAGGTGTACCAGACCGTGTGGTTCCGCTTCGCCCAGCACCTCGGGCGGATCCGGGAGCCCGACAAGGCGGGCTCGTGGCTGGCGAGCACCGCGCGCAACGAGTGCCTGAAGACGCTGAGGAGCCTCAGCCGGCTGACGGTGACGAGCGATCCGCAGCTGCTGGACCGGGTCAGCGAGGACCGTACGCCCGAGCAGTCGCTGCTCGACTCCGAGGAGGCCGCCGCACAGAGCGAGCGGATCCGCAGGCTGTGGCAGGAGTTCGAGAAACTCGGCGACCGCTGCCGCCAGTTGCTGCGGGTGCTGATCGCCTCGCCGCCGCCGAGCTACCAGGAGGTGTCCGCGGCCCTCGGCGTGGCCGTGGGCAGTATCGGACCACTGCGCCAGCGCTGTCTGAGGCGTCTGCGCGCACGACTCGACGCACGGGGGACAGCGTGA